A genomic region of Synechococcus sp. NOUM97013 contains the following coding sequences:
- a CDS encoding alpha-amylase family glycosyl hydrolase has translation MNLQFSTSGLDQTTRGLFITEREFREEVIYFLIVDRFYDATSDEEERQGVWDRGSKQGLYDKTWTQWGKYWGGNLKGIIEKIPYLKQLGITAVWLSPLFEQVDDMQFDRAPMHGYWTKDFKRINPRFLPTDEPNSLHNSSTLCQLVDALHANDIKLVLDVVCNHSSPDVNGSKGIVFDDGNLLCDFNNDVSGFYHHNAEITDWEDEYQLINGEMCGLATFNERNPEYRKYIKSAIIEWLDLGVDALRIDTIKHMPIWFWQEFTADMKAYKPELFLFGEYGFGKPWEQRTVDYANQSGMSILDFGLCDAIRFAFSGQEPGGFQLIETLLTYDHVYHRANELVTFIDNHDMPRFLSVCDDERSLEQALILLFCLRGVPCIFYGTEQYLVNQTDGGGDPYNRPMMESWDITSSGFSLIQKLISTRRSNQALTFGSHRQLYLSENIYAFLRSYRDSFALCVLNKGPQTNIVLDLPGPLRSKQLSCILTNEQLFAVDGKIHLNVPSAGAYLFSSAGQRVDGTLVVTFQLNGLETLPGQSVILLGDCPELGIWDLDCGYGMEYVNQNTWICEVAFNASVGQQIQFKFVLIGDSVDPAYEAILPRRFLLGSSGRQKVDALWSFR, from the coding sequence ATGAATCTTCAATTTTCAACATCTGGGCTTGATCAGACCACGCGTGGTCTGTTCATCACTGAGCGTGAATTTCGAGAGGAGGTGATCTACTTTCTTATCGTCGATCGCTTTTATGACGCTACCAGCGATGAAGAGGAGAGACAAGGAGTCTGGGACCGAGGTTCAAAACAGGGCTTATATGACAAGACTTGGACGCAATGGGGAAAATATTGGGGTGGAAATCTTAAGGGAATTATCGAAAAAATTCCATATCTTAAACAGCTTGGAATTACAGCAGTCTGGCTTTCACCTCTGTTTGAGCAGGTTGACGATATGCAATTTGACCGTGCACCAATGCATGGTTATTGGACAAAAGACTTCAAGCGAATTAATCCTAGATTCTTGCCTACTGATGAGCCTAATAGTCTTCATAATTCCTCTACATTATGTCAACTTGTTGATGCTCTTCATGCCAATGACATTAAGCTTGTTCTTGATGTCGTTTGTAACCACAGCTCACCTGATGTGAACGGATCCAAGGGTATTGTGTTTGATGATGGTAATCTTTTGTGCGATTTTAATAATGACGTTAGTGGATTTTATCACCATAACGCTGAGATTACCGATTGGGAGGATGAGTATCAATTGATCAATGGCGAGATGTGCGGACTTGCCACCTTTAATGAGCGCAACCCGGAATACAGGAAATATATTAAATCTGCAATTATTGAATGGCTTGATTTGGGCGTTGACGCATTGCGTATTGATACTATCAAGCACATGCCTATCTGGTTTTGGCAGGAATTTACAGCTGATATGAAGGCTTACAAGCCAGAGTTGTTTTTGTTCGGCGAATATGGTTTCGGAAAGCCTTGGGAGCAGAGAACTGTGGATTATGCCAATCAATCAGGAATGTCAATTCTTGATTTTGGCTTATGTGATGCGATTCGATTTGCTTTTTCTGGTCAAGAGCCAGGTGGTTTCCAGTTAATAGAAACTTTGTTGACGTATGACCATGTCTATCACAGAGCGAACGAGCTTGTGACGTTTATTGATAACCATGATATGCCTCGATTTTTGTCTGTCTGTGATGATGAGCGCTCATTAGAACAAGCTTTGATATTGCTCTTCTGTCTTCGCGGAGTTCCCTGTATTTTTTATGGTACAGAGCAATATCTTGTCAATCAAACAGATGGCGGGGGTGATCCATATAACAGACCTATGATGGAATCGTGGGACATTACAAGTTCAGGCTTTTCTCTGATTCAGAAATTAATCTCTACACGAAGAAGCAATCAAGCTCTTACTTTTGGGTCACATCGCCAGTTGTATTTATCTGAGAATATTTACGCATTTCTTCGTTCTTATCGTGACTCATTTGCTTTATGTGTATTGAATAAAGGCCCGCAGACTAATATTGTCTTGGATTTGCCTGGCCCTCTTCGTTCCAAGCAATTGTCTTGTATTTTAACGAATGAGCAACTCTTTGCTGTGGATGGAAAAATCCATCTCAACGTCCCAAGCGCTGGTGCCTATCTTTTCAGTTCCGCGGGGCAACGTGTCGACGGTACTCTCGTGGTGACCTTTCAGCTCAATGGATTGGAGACGTTACCTGGCCAGTCTGTGATTTTGTTAGGTGATTGTCCTGAACTTGGAATCTGGGATCTTGATTGCGGCTATGGAATGGAATATGTCAATCAGAACACTTGGATTTGTGAAGTCGCCTTTAACGCCAGTGTTGGCCAGCAAATCCAATTCAAGTTTGTATTGATTGGTGATTCGGTTGATCCTGCTTATGAAGCTATCCTCCCTAGGCGCTTTTTGCTGGGATCGTCCGGACGACAAAAAGTTGACGCTCTTTGGTCTTTTCGTTAA
- a CDS encoding DJ-1/PfpI family protein, which yields MVIWSIKLTHKVLVLIEEHYDETEFNVFNDFFPSNGIEVEYASYLWGNDSLTFEGNDKTSKVEVTQCVSKTNLSNYKGLILIGGYAMDRLRYEEKCKAVNQAPAVVLLRKAVEMMDQGSIAIGTICHSLWLFCADPRLIKGREVTCAHNIVCDVENAGGKIINTSGTNVELHQQGLLITGKHPGCVDVFVKAFKDAIEAI from the coding sequence TTGGTCATTTGGAGCATTAAATTGACCCACAAAGTTCTAGTGCTAATTGAAGAGCATTATGACGAAACTGAGTTTAATGTCTTCAATGACTTCTTCCCAAGCAATGGCATCGAAGTTGAATATGCTTCGTACCTATGGGGAAATGATTCATTAACGTTTGAAGGGAACGACAAAACGAGCAAAGTCGAGGTTACGCAATGCGTTAGCAAGACCAATTTAAGTAACTACAAAGGTCTGATTCTCATTGGTGGATATGCCATGGATCGACTGCGCTACGAAGAAAAGTGCAAAGCAGTCAATCAAGCACCTGCTGTTGTTCTGCTACGCAAAGCAGTTGAGATGATGGATCAAGGATCAATAGCAATTGGGACCATCTGCCATTCGCTTTGGCTATTTTGTGCAGATCCGAGACTAATTAAAGGAAGAGAAGTGACATGCGCACATAATATTGTCTGCGATGTCGAAAACGCCGGTGGAAAAATAATTAATACGTCTGGGACCAATGTTGAGTTACATCAACAAGGATTATTGATTACAGGAAAACATCCAGGCTGCGTTGATGTTTTCGTAAAAGCTTTTAAGGATGCTATTGAAGCGATCTGA